From Cydia fagiglandana chromosome 6, ilCydFagi1.1, whole genome shotgun sequence, the proteins below share one genomic window:
- the LOC134665559 gene encoding 15-hydroxyprostaglandin dehydrogenase [NAD(+)]-like: MSYEWKDKVVLITGAANGIGAAVVRQILEEGAKHIAILDVDEKSGLALQDELNSKQGPGKAKFHRCDVTNDDQLFAAFDALAKEQGNIDVVINNAGIMNDASNVYKKEIEINVTALVTSTLKALELMRVDGGGKGGTIINISSIAGLAQSPLLPIYFATKSAVLQFSNCIGKEEYFAQTGVRVVTVCFGATATELVKPTKVGSLDKNVTPEFVCGVFEERLHIQKIESAAAGLVAAYKQAASGSTWLATRDLPVRDITDNVVRAYQILGEFN; the protein is encoded by the exons ATGTCGTATGAGTGGAAGGATAAAGTTGTTTTGATCACTGGGGCCGCTAACGGCATTGGAGCGGCTGTAGTGCGGCAAATTTTAGAGGAAGGTGCTAAG CACATTGCCATTCTCGACGTTGACGAGAAGTCTGGCCTGGCTCTCCAAGATGAACTAAACTCAAAGCAGGGGCCCGGCAAAGCAAAGTTCCATCGCTGCGACGTGACGAATGACGATCAGCTGTTCGCAGCGTTCGACGCACTGGCCAAGGAACAGGGGAATATTGATGTGGTCATCAACAATGCGGGAATTATGAATGACGCCTCCAATGTTTACAAAAAGGAGATCGAAATCAATGTG acTGCTCTTGTAACAAGCACATTGAAAGCCTTGGAGTTGATGAGAGTAGACGGAGGTGGCAAAGGAGGAACCATCATAAATATCTCGTCAATAGCTGGGCTAGCGCAGTCTCCCTTGCTACCCATATATTTTGCTACTAAGTCTGCAGTTTTACAGTTCAGCAACTGCATCGGG AAAGAGGAATACTTCGCACAAACAGGTGTGCGCGTGGTGACAGTATGTTTTGGTGCCACGGCCACTGAGCTGGTTAAACCGACCAAAGTGGGATCCCTCGACAAAAACGTTACGCCAGAGTTCGTGTGTGGCGTGTTTGAAGAGAGACTGCATATTCAGAA GATAGAGTCAGCGGCGGCGGGCCTGGTGGCGGCGTACAAGCAAGCAGCCAGCGGGAGCACGTGGCTGGCCACGCGCGACCTGCCCGTCAGAGACATCACCGACAACGTCGTCCGAGCATACCAGATCCTGGGCGAATTCAATTAG